The Sphingobium sp. BYY-5 genome contains a region encoding:
- the dapD gene encoding 2,3,4,5-tetrahydropyridine-2,6-dicarboxylate N-succinyltransferase — protein MSQELIATIDAAWEDRANVNLSTQGDIRQAVDKALALLDQGEARVAEPGANGDWTVNQWLKKAVLLSFRLNDNGMIDNGPGAGHWWDKVPSKFAGWDEAAFRAAGFRAVPGSFARAGAHIARNVILMPSFVNIGAFVDEGTMVDTWVTVGSCAQIGKNVHLSGGVGIGGVLEPLQADPVIIEDDCFIGARSEVVEGVRIGKGSVLSMGVFIGQSTKIIDRATGEIFVGEVPPYSVVVPGSLPGKPLPDGTPGPSLYCAVIVKRVDAQTRSKTGINELLRD, from the coding sequence ATGAGCCAAGAGCTGATCGCCACTATCGACGCCGCCTGGGAAGACCGGGCCAATGTCAACCTATCGACCCAGGGCGACATCCGCCAGGCGGTCGACAAGGCGCTCGCCCTGCTCGATCAGGGCGAGGCGCGTGTCGCCGAACCCGGCGCGAACGGCGACTGGACCGTCAACCAGTGGCTCAAGAAGGCGGTGCTCCTGTCCTTCCGCCTCAACGACAATGGCATGATCGACAATGGTCCGGGCGCCGGCCACTGGTGGGACAAGGTGCCGAGCAAGTTCGCCGGCTGGGACGAAGCCGCATTCCGCGCCGCCGGCTTCCGCGCGGTGCCGGGCAGCTTCGCCCGCGCCGGCGCGCATATCGCCCGGAACGTCATCCTGATGCCCAGCTTCGTCAATATCGGCGCCTTCGTCGATGAAGGCACAATGGTCGACACCTGGGTCACGGTGGGCAGCTGCGCCCAGATCGGCAAGAATGTCCATCTGTCGGGCGGCGTCGGCATCGGCGGCGTGCTGGAGCCGTTGCAGGCCGATCCGGTCATCATCGAGGATGACTGTTTCATCGGCGCGCGCTCCGAAGTCGTGGAAGGCGTGCGGATCGGCAAGGGGTCGGTGCTGTCGATGGGCGTCTTCATCGGCCAGTCGACCAAGATTATCGACCGCGCCACCGGCGAAATCTTCGTCGGCGAAGTGCCGCCTTACTCGGTCGTCGTCCCCGGATCGCTGCCCGGCAAGCCGCTGCCCGACGGCACGCCCGGTCCCAGCCTCTATTGCGCCGTGATCGTCAAGCGCGTCGACGCGCAGACCCGATCCAAGACCGGCATCAACGAATTGCTGCGCGACTGA
- a CDS encoding pyrimidine 5'-nucleotidase, which yields MRADVAHVDTWIFDLDNTLYPAKADLFALIDVKMGEYIQALLGCDPVIARQTQKRYFMEHGTTLSGLMHHHGIEPHTFLDYVHDISMDRLEVDLDLNAHIAALPGRCLIFTNGDGAYAGRVLDRLGLTGAFELIHDIRACQYVPKPNPSGYAELCRVHSVDPTRAAFFEDMARNLKPAKAIGMTTIWVNNGSEAGNHDHHPDFIDFETDHLTPFLADILGTRP from the coding sequence ATGCGCGCGGATGTGGCCCATGTCGACACCTGGATCTTCGATCTGGACAATACGCTCTATCCGGCGAAGGCGGACCTGTTCGCCCTGATCGACGTGAAGATGGGCGAATATATCCAGGCGCTGCTCGGTTGCGACCCGGTGATCGCACGCCAGACCCAGAAGCGTTACTTCATGGAGCATGGCACGACCCTGTCGGGACTGATGCATCATCATGGCATCGAGCCGCACACGTTCCTCGACTATGTCCATGACATCTCGATGGACCGGCTGGAGGTCGATCTCGATCTCAACGCCCATATCGCCGCGCTGCCGGGCCGCTGCCTGATCTTCACCAATGGCGACGGCGCCTATGCCGGCCGCGTGCTGGACCGGCTGGGACTGACCGGCGCGTTCGAACTGATCCACGATATCCGTGCCTGCCAATATGTGCCCAAGCCCAACCCGTCGGGCTATGCGGAGTTATGCCGCGTTCACAGCGTCGATCCGACCCGCGCCGCCTTCTTCGAGGATATGGCCCGTAACCTGAAGCCCGCAAAGGCGATCGGCATGACCACCATCTGGGTCAACAATGGATCGGAAGCGGGCAATCATGACCATCATCCCGATTTCATCGATTTCGAAACCGACCATCTGACGCCATTCCTGGCCGACATTCTGGGGACAAGACCATGA
- a CDS encoding LOG family protein has protein sequence MTKKEIEERKFRPAREEADDAKKQLGTPQTQSAAYRLAYQDTEFLLREDLRPVRFQLELLKPQLLMDEANIESTFVFYGSARIPEPDQVLARIDAATTPEQRRVAEQLGRKAYYYEEARKLARIAAQYPVNAAGSRHFVVCSGGGPSIMEAANRGADDVGQTTIGMNIVLPHEQAPNRFVTPELSFQFHYFALRKMHFLLRARALAVFPGGFGTFDEMFELLTLIQTGKMRPIPILLYGKEFWSRVIDFEALADEGVISPNDLNLLTWVETAEEGWAAVQNFYQDSETPGG, from the coding sequence ATGACGAAAAAAGAAATTGAAGAACGCAAATTCCGCCCGGCCCGCGAAGAGGCCGACGACGCCAAGAAGCAGCTTGGCACTCCCCAGACGCAAAGCGCCGCCTACCGGCTGGCCTATCAGGACACCGAATTCCTGCTGCGCGAGGATCTGCGCCCCGTCCGCTTTCAATTGGAACTGCTCAAGCCCCAGTTGCTGATGGACGAGGCGAATATCGAATCGACCTTCGTCTTCTACGGCTCCGCCCGCATTCCCGAACCCGACCAGGTGCTGGCGCGGATCGACGCCGCGACCACCCCCGAACAACGGCGGGTCGCCGAGCAACTGGGCAGGAAGGCCTATTATTATGAGGAAGCGCGCAAGCTCGCGCGCATCGCCGCCCAATATCCCGTGAACGCGGCAGGATCTCGCCATTTCGTCGTCTGCTCAGGCGGTGGCCCCTCGATCATGGAAGCGGCCAATCGCGGCGCGGACGATGTGGGGCAGACCACGATCGGCATGAACATCGTCCTGCCGCACGAGCAGGCGCCCAACCGTTTCGTGACGCCGGAGCTGAGCTTCCAGTTCCACTATTTTGCGCTGCGCAAGATGCACTTCCTGCTCCGCGCCCGCGCGCTGGCGGTGTTCCCCGGCGGCTTCGGCACCTTCGACGAGATGTTCGAGCTGCTGACGCTGATCCAGACCGGCAAAATGAGGCCGATCCCGATCCTGCTATATGGCAAGGAATTCTGGAGCCGCGTGATCGATTTCGAGGCGCTGGCCGACGAAGGCGTGATTTCGCCGAACGACCTCAACCTGCTCACCTGGGTCGAAACGGCCGAGGAAGGCTGGGCGGCGGTGCAGAATTTCTATCAGGACAGCGAAACGCCGGGCGGCTGA
- a CDS encoding extensin family protein yields the protein MGKLRGAAWAVLLAGTMTLTACGGDLVPRGKVARASKPVRAPVQPALETRQCFAKLQSQAIAFTPLPDQNFGGGCSAIGSVKLLDIGVPATNLGAMTCNLAANFAAWARYGAQPAARLILGAEIAKIETFGTYNCRPIAGSGKLSEHAHSNAIDVSAFVLSDGRRISIQKDWNGDKQTRQFLSVVHASACKRFKTVLSPDYNAAHHDHFHFDMGGKGGFCR from the coding sequence ATGGGCAAGCTGCGCGGTGCGGCCTGGGCCGTGCTACTCGCAGGCACGATGACGTTGACGGCATGTGGCGGTGACCTGGTGCCGCGTGGCAAGGTGGCGCGCGCGTCCAAGCCCGTTCGCGCTCCGGTACAGCCCGCCCTCGAAACGCGGCAATGTTTCGCCAAGCTGCAATCCCAGGCCATCGCCTTCACCCCCCTGCCCGACCAGAATTTCGGCGGTGGTTGCAGCGCGATCGGCAGCGTGAAGCTGCTCGACATCGGCGTGCCCGCCACCAACCTGGGCGCGATGACCTGTAATCTTGCCGCCAATTTCGCCGCCTGGGCGCGCTATGGCGCGCAACCCGCCGCGCGCCTGATCCTGGGCGCGGAGATTGCGAAGATCGAAACGTTCGGCACCTATAATTGCCGGCCGATCGCGGGCAGCGGCAAGCTTTCCGAACATGCGCACAGCAATGCGATCGACGTGTCCGCCTTCGTCCTGTCCGACGGGCGGCGGATCAGCATCCAGAAAGACTGGAATGGCGACAAGCAGACGCGCCAGTTCCTGAGCGTCGTCCATGCCAGCGCCTGCAAGCGCTTCAAGACCGTGCTCAGCCCCGACTATAATGCCGCGCATCACGACCATTTCCATTTCGACATGGGCGGCAAGGGCGGCTTCTGCCGCTGA
- a CDS encoding phosphoserine transaminase, with amino-acid sequence MTDLTAVDATIAPAEKLAIRPAQTPERPYFSSGPCAKPPGWSADKLSTDSLGRSHRAKIGKTRLAYSIDLMRELLNLPETHRIGIVPGSDTGAFEMAMWTMLGARPVTTLAWESFGEGWVTDAAKQLKLDPTVIRADYGQLPDLGTVDFSNDVLFTWNGTTSGVRVPNADWIPADREGLTFADATSAVFAYDIDWAKIDVATFSWQKVLGGEGGHGVLILGPRAVERLETHTPAWPLPKVFRLMAKGKLAEGVFKGETINTPSMLAVEDAIFALEWGKSLGGLQGLIARSDANAAALDKIVAERDWLGHLATDEASRSKTSVCLTVEGADEAFIKAFAALLEKEGAAYDIAGYRDAPAGLRIWCGATVETADIEALGGWLDWAYAQTKAA; translated from the coding sequence ATGACTGATCTGACTGCCGTTGACGCCACCATTGCGCCTGCTGAAAAGCTCGCCATCCGTCCGGCTCAAACCCCTGAACGCCCCTATTTCTCTTCCGGTCCCTGCGCAAAGCCTCCGGGCTGGAGCGCCGACAAGCTGAGCACGGACTCGCTCGGCCGCTCGCACCGCGCCAAGATCGGCAAGACCCGCCTCGCCTACAGCATCGACCTGATGCGCGAGCTGCTGAACCTGCCCGAAACCCACCGCATCGGCATCGTGCCTGGTTCCGACACTGGCGCCTTCGAAATGGCGATGTGGACCATGCTCGGCGCCCGTCCGGTGACGACGCTGGCTTGGGAAAGCTTCGGCGAAGGCTGGGTGACGGACGCCGCCAAGCAGTTGAAGCTCGATCCCACGGTGATCCGCGCCGATTACGGCCAGCTTCCAGACCTCGGCACGGTCGATTTCTCGAACGACGTGCTGTTCACCTGGAACGGCACCACGTCGGGCGTGCGCGTGCCCAATGCCGACTGGATTCCGGCCGACCGTGAAGGCCTGACCTTCGCCGACGCCACCAGCGCGGTCTTCGCCTATGACATCGACTGGGCCAAGATCGACGTCGCCACCTTCTCCTGGCAGAAGGTGCTGGGCGGCGAGGGCGGCCATGGCGTGCTGATCCTCGGCCCGCGCGCGGTCGAACGGCTTGAAACCCACACGCCTGCCTGGCCGCTGCCCAAGGTCTTCCGCTTGATGGCGAAGGGCAAGCTGGCCGAAGGCGTGTTCAAGGGCGAAACGATCAACACGCCGTCGATGCTGGCGGTCGAGGATGCGATCTTCGCCCTCGAATGGGGCAAGTCGCTGGGCGGCCTCCAGGGTCTGATCGCCCGTTCGGACGCCAATGCCGCTGCGCTGGACAAGATCGTCGCGGAGCGTGACTGGCTGGGGCATCTCGCCACCGATGAAGCGTCGCGGTCGAAGACCAGTGTCTGCCTGACCGTCGAGGGCGCCGACGAAGCCTTCATCAAGGCCTTTGCCGCCCTCCTCGAAAAGGAAGGCGCCGCCTATGACATTGCGGGCTATCGCGACGCCCCGGCGGGCCTGCGCATCTGGTGCGGCGCGACGGTCGAGACTGCCGACATCGAGGCGCTCGGGGGCTGGCTCGACTGGGCCTATGCCCAGACCAAGGCTGCCTGA
- the serA gene encoding phosphoglycerate dehydrogenase, with protein MPKVLISDKMDPRAAAIFRERGVEVDEITGKTPEELIAIIGDYDGLAIRSSTKVTKAILDAATNLKVIGRAGIGVDNVDIPYASAKGVIVMNTPFGNSITTAEHAIALMFALARQLPEANAQTQQGLWPKNGFMGVEVTGKTLGLIGAGNIGSIVAARALGLKMKVVAFDPFLTPERAVEMGVEKADLDTLLAKADFITLHTPLTDQTRNILSKENLAKTKKGVRIINCARGGLIDEAALKEALDSGHVAGAALDVFVQEPAKESPLFGTPNFICTPHLGASTDEAQVNVALQVADQLSDYLLDGGITNALNVPSLSAEEAPKLKPYMALAEKLGSLVGQLEGDQITGVAVEVEGHAAELNQKPITAAVLAGLMRVYSDTVNMVNAPFLAKERGLDVREVRHDREGDYQTLVRVTVTTANGDKSVAGTLFGHAQPRLVELFGIKVEADLGGTMLYIVNQDAPGFIGRLGSTLGEAQVNIGTFHLGRRDQGGEAVLLLSVDGTVTHALSDDVGQLAGVKQVKLLRFA; from the coding sequence ATGCCCAAAGTCCTTATTTCCGACAAGATGGACCCCCGCGCCGCCGCGATCTTCCGTGAGCGGGGCGTCGAGGTCGACGAAATCACCGGCAAGACCCCTGAGGAACTGATCGCCATCATCGGCGATTATGACGGCCTCGCCATCCGCAGCTCGACCAAGGTGACGAAGGCGATCCTCGACGCCGCCACCAACCTCAAGGTCATCGGCCGCGCCGGCATCGGCGTCGACAATGTCGACATTCCCTATGCCAGCGCCAAGGGCGTGATCGTCATGAACACGCCGTTCGGCAACTCGATCACCACCGCCGAACATGCCATCGCGCTGATGTTCGCGCTGGCCCGTCAGCTGCCCGAAGCCAATGCTCAGACGCAGCAGGGCCTGTGGCCCAAGAACGGCTTCATGGGCGTCGAAGTCACCGGCAAGACGCTGGGCCTGATCGGTGCAGGCAATATCGGCTCTATCGTCGCTGCCCGCGCGCTGGGGCTCAAGATGAAGGTCGTTGCCTTCGATCCCTTCCTGACCCCGGAACGCGCCGTTGAAATGGGCGTGGAGAAGGCGGACCTCGACACGCTGCTGGCGAAGGCCGACTTCATCACGCTGCACACGCCGCTGACCGATCAGACCCGCAACATCCTGTCGAAGGAAAATCTCGCCAAGACCAAGAAGGGCGTGCGCATCATCAACTGCGCGCGCGGTGGCCTGATCGACGAAGCCGCGCTCAAGGAAGCGCTGGATTCGGGTCATGTCGCTGGCGCTGCGCTCGACGTGTTCGTGCAGGAACCGGCGAAAGAATCGCCGCTGTTCGGCACCCCCAACTTCATCTGCACCCCGCATCTGGGCGCGTCGACCGACGAGGCGCAGGTCAATGTGGCGCTCCAGGTCGCCGACCAGCTTTCCGATTATCTGCTTGATGGCGGCATCACCAATGCCCTCAACGTGCCGTCGCTGTCGGCCGAGGAAGCCCCGAAGCTCAAGCCCTATATGGCGCTGGCGGAAAAGCTGGGCAGCCTGGTCGGACAGTTGGAAGGCGACCAGATCACCGGTGTGGCGGTCGAGGTCGAGGGTCATGCCGCCGAACTCAACCAGAAGCCGATCACCGCCGCCGTTCTGGCGGGCCTGATGCGCGTCTATTCGGACACGGTGAACATGGTCAACGCGCCCTTCCTGGCGAAAGAACGCGGTCTCGATGTGCGTGAAGTTCGTCATGATCGGGAAGGCGATTACCAGACGCTGGTGCGCGTCACCGTCACCACCGCCAATGGCGACAAGTCGGTGGCAGGCACGTTGTTCGGCCATGCCCAGCCGCGTCTGGTCGAACTGTTCGGCATCAAGGTGGAGGCCGATCTCGGCGGCACCATGCTCTATATCGTCAACCAGGACGCACCGGGCTTCATCGGTCGCCTGGGTTCGACCCTGGGCGAGGCGCAGGTCAATATCGGCACCTTCCACCTTGGCCGTCGCGACCAGGGCGGTGAAGCCGTGCTGCTGCTGTCGGTAGATGGCACCGTGACGCACGCGCTCAGCGACGATGTGGGTCAGCTTGCGGGCGTGAAGCAGGTGAAGCTGCTGCGCTTCGCTTAA